The following DNA comes from Terriglobales bacterium.
ATCCGGTTGATCACTGCCAATTACGTCATACAAACAACCAGTACCTTCATTCCAAAAGAGGCTGTTGAAGCTGTCATAGGCCTGGGTTGCCATGTGTTCAAAGCGTTGTTGCACAGCGGGCTCGCCAAAGCGTGCTGCCAATGACTCTATGACACGCAAGGCGTTATACCAAAGCGCCTGGATTTCCACTGGCTTGCCGTTGCGCGGCGTTATGCACTGATTGTCATGGCTGGCATCCATCCACGTAAGTTGGGTTTCGCGGGCACCGGCGGTCAGCAATCCATCGTCTTCGACATGAATGTTGTAACGCGTGCCCTTTACGTGCCAATCCATGATCTCGAGCAAGGCGGGATAGAGGCGGTCGTGAACAAACAGCTCATCATTGGTTGCCTCAAGATATGCGCGGACAGCCTCAAAGTACCACAGGGTTGCGTCTGCCGTGTTGTATTCGGGAGTCTCTCCTGAATCGGGAAAGCGATTCGGCAGCATGCCGCGATCAATATGATAAGAAAATTCGAGAAGTACGCTTTTGGCGACATCAAACCTGCCGGTTGCCAGTGCGAGCCCGGGAAGAGCAATCATGGTATCGCGCCCCCAATCGGCAAACCAGTGGTAGCCGGCAATCACCGTCTTGTGCTCTCCACGGGAAACAATGAATTGATCAGCCGCGCGATTGAGCTGGATCAAGAGTTCACTATGAAAACCAGTCTTTTCGGTCAGCAATTTCCTGCGCGCTGTTTCTTTGCGGCGCAATGTATTCGCCGAAGTCGCTTTACGAATTTCCGTAGAAGCGATAATGACTCCGCCCTTGTCCTGGTCGAGATCGAAGATCAAAATGCACGGACTGAAAAGGTCCTCGTCATAATCCAATCCACGTTCGCGTTCAATTTCATACTGAAACCGCCGATACCAATCGCCGTTCGCCTCAATTGCTGCAGCGTTGTGCGCCAAGTGCAGAGTAGGCAATCCAACATAAGGAGTTACTGATGCCAGTCCGGGAGCCATTTTCACTTCGCGGTTGATTGCGCCGTTCTCGTGGGTGGTGCTGTGATAATCGCGGAAGGAAATAAGCGGACGAACCTCCAGCCGGCAATTCCCTGCACCGGGTAATTTGTCGTTGAGCTTGTATTGGACTACGACGGTGTTTTCTCCATCCACCATGAAGAGGGATTTCTCTACTTCTATCTCTTCAACTTCATAGGTAAATACGGGAAAAGGGTCGAGGCGGAAATTCTTAAGATAGTTATATCCCTGAGGATAAACCACGCCGGGATATTGATTGCAGGAGAGCTCAAATCGTTTGCCGTCCACGATCAATATTTCTTCCAGCTTCGATAACAACGCGGTACGGCCCGCGGGCGGCGTTGTCGCTGCGATCAGCAAACCGTGGTAGCGGCGTGTATTTAAGCCTGTGATTGTGGAAGAGGCAAAGCCTCCCAGGCCGTTGGTTTCCAGCCATTCGCGGCGGTTGGCCTCGGCCAGGTTTCCGCATACACTGTGGTCAAACTGAATCATTTGACAGTGGCGCTGGCCGAAGACGCGGTGGCTGCTGCTTCATGCTTATTGTTTGGCTGGTGCTTGTTATTTTTCAGTTGCCGTTCGCCGGATTCATAAATCAGCTTCGCAACCAAAGCCGTCCAGCCGGTCTGGTGGCTGGCGCCGAGCCCGCGGCCGGTGTCTCCGTGAAAGTATTCGTGGAACAGGATAAGATCGCGCCAGTGCGGATTGTTCTGGAACTGCTCCAGGTTGCCGCAGACCGGACGGTGCCCGCTCTCATCGCGCTCGAAGAGCCTATACAAACGCCGCGCCAACTCATCGGCCAATTCGGAGAGAGTCAGCCAGTTCCCTGAGCGAGTTGGGCATTCGATTTTGAAATCGTTGCCATAATAATGATAAAACTTGCGCAGGGATTCGATAAGCAGGTAATTTACGGGAAACCATATCGGTCCGCGCCAATTCGAGTTTCCGCCAAAAAGTTTCGTGGTGGATTCGGCAGGCTCGTAGTCAACCATGTGTTCCATGTCATTCAGACTTAACTTGTAAGGATGATCAAGATGGTAGCGCGAAAGAGCACGAATTCCATAGGGCGACAGGAATTCGTTTTCATCAAGCATAATGGTGAAGATTCTCTCCAGTTGCTCTCGCCATGCAACCGAAAGCAGGCGGCGCTCCTTCATGCCCCTGGTCTTCATGCTGGCAAGATTCTCGGTCATATCCGGACGATTGGCGATAAACCAATCCAACCGCTTCTTGAAATCGGGGAGCCGGTCGAGCAAATCGGGCTCTAAAGTCAGGACGGCAAATAGAGGAATCAATCCCACCATAGAGCGCACCCGCAAGGGAAAATTTTCTCCGCTGGTGTAATGCAACACGTCGTAGAAAAAACCATCCTGCTCATCCCACAGGCTGATGCCGTTCTCGCCAAGGTTATGCATGGCGCAGGCAATATAAAGAAAATGCTCCCAGAATTTGCTGGCCAC
Coding sequences within:
- a CDS encoding amylo-alpha-1,6-glucosidase, whose product is MIQFDHSVCGNLAEANRREWLETNGLGGFASSTITGLNTRRYHGLLIAATTPPAGRTALLSKLEEILIVDGKRFELSCNQYPGVVYPQGYNYLKNFRLDPFPVFTYEVEEIEVEKSLFMVDGENTVVVQYKLNDKLPGAGNCRLEVRPLISFRDYHSTTHENGAINREVKMAPGLASVTPYVGLPTLHLAHNAAAIEANGDWYRRFQYEIERERGLDYDEDLFSPCILIFDLDQDKGGVIIASTEIRKATSANTLRRKETARRKLLTEKTGFHSELLIQLNRAADQFIVSRGEHKTVIAGYHWFADWGRDTMIALPGLALATGRFDVAKSVLLEFSYHIDRGMLPNRFPDSGETPEYNTADATLWYFEAVRAYLEATNDELFVHDRLYPALLEIMDWHVKGTRYNIHVEDDGLLTAGARETQLTWMDASHDNQCITPRNGKPVEIQALWYNALRVIESLAARFGEPAVQQRFEHMATQAYDSFNSLFWNEGTGCLYDVIGSDQPDGSIRPNQIFAISLAHPILKLEKAPNVLEAAERELLTPFGLRTLSPADARYIGRYEGDQRARDSAYHQGTVWPWLLGPFITAYLKVHQESAEARKKASEWISNFESHMSIAGLGQISEIFDGDPPHAPRGCIAQAWSVAELLRVAAQLQ